TATACAGCAAAATCTAATGGTAGAAATAGAGTAATATATGGAAAATAGAAAAAGAATAAAAAGTGATTATTTTAAAAAATGGGATGATTTTTTATGTATAGGTATAGAAGAAATAGATGAAGAACATAGAATGTTTTTTGAACTAATTGATAATGCTACCTATGCTGGAGAAATTGGTTATAAGGAATTTTCTATTGCTTTTCAAAAATTAATGAGTCATATTGTGTGGCATTTTAAAAATGAAGAAGAATATATGAAAAATAAATCTATTAGTTCAGCATATATAAGTACTCATAATTATATACACGCACAATGTTTATATGAGCTTAGTAAAATGCATGATGCTATAGTTATGAAAGATAGTGAAGATGGTATGTTTTATCAAAAAGAATTAGCTTATAGTGTATTATGCTTTGTAAATAACTGGTTGGTTTTTCATATTTTAAGCGAAGATTACAAAATAAGTAAACAAATAGAGCATATAGAAGAAGGGTATAGTCCTAAAGAAGCTTATGAAATGCTTGAAAGTGAAGTAAGTGCTAATGTAAAGATTTTAACATCAGCATTGTCTAATTTATTAAAAATATATGAAGTAAGAAATGAAAAATTAGTAGAAGTTGAAGCAGATATTACAGCTAGACTTGAAAAAAAAGAAAAACAACTTCAAGAGCAAATTCAAGAAAATAAGAAAAAATCAATCACAGATGAATTAACAGGTTTATATAATCGTCGTTATGCTATGAATGTTTTGAATAATATATGGAGTATATATCAAGACCCAACTTGTTCTATCATACAAATTGATTTAGATAAATTTAAAGAAGTTAATGATACATACGGTCATCATTCAGGAGATTTGGTATTAAGGCAGTTTTCTAGTGCTGTTAAGTATTTTTTTGAAACTGATGATTTGTGCAATAAATATAGTAATAAAGATATGATTTGTTTTTGTCGTTTAGGTGGAGATGAATTTTTAGTAATATTGCAAAAATATTCTTTGGATGAGGCTATTAAGATAGCAAATAATTTACATACTGTAATAAATAATATTGAAGTTTTTAATGAGTATAAGAAAGTAATATGGCGTGGTAGTGCAAGTATAGGAGTAGCGTGTAGAAATGCTGATAATCAAGACTTTGAAAGTGTCTTAAGAGCTGCTGATACTTATTTATATAAGGCAAAAGATAGTGGTAGAAATTGTGTTCGTTCAATGCTACACGAGATAGGGGGGGGGTGTTTCTAGAGCATTATTAAAAGCTTAAGGATTAAACTTCTAAATATAGAAGTTTAAAATAATCCTTTTATTCCGAATAATTTATATTGCCATTTTATCTCGGTGAATTTCTTTAATAAATTAGCTATGTTACCACTTAATTCA
This genomic interval from Campylobacter sp. MG1 contains the following:
- a CDS encoding GGDEF domain-containing protein translates to MENRKRIKSDYFKKWDDFLCIGIEEIDEEHRMFFELIDNATYAGEIGYKEFSIAFQKLMSHIVWHFKNEEEYMKNKSISSAYISTHNYIHAQCLYELSKMHDAIVMKDSEDGMFYQKELAYSVLCFVNNWLVFHILSEDYKISKQIEHIEEGYSPKEAYEMLESEVSANVKILTSALSNLLKIYEVRNEKLVEVEADITARLEKKEKQLQEQIQENKKKSITDELTGLYNRRYAMNVLNNIWSIYQDPTCSIIQIDLDKFKEVNDTYGHHSGDLVLRQFSSAVKYFFETDDLCNKYSNKDMICFCRLGGDEFLVILQKYSLDEAIKIANNLHTVINNIEVFNEYKKVIWRGSASIGVACRNADNQDFESVLRAADTYLYKAKDSGRNCVRSMLHEIGGGCF